A genomic segment from Thermincola ferriacetica encodes:
- a CDS encoding DUF2508 family protein — protein sequence MGNRQIKKEAVIHFCSTLLAKIGIIPKQETELSPEDKTFQEVWQAHQEWQNALNNFNFISEPDLIDYFVYNIETSVKKYMFLLKQAKEQNICVSSLKDLIE from the coding sequence ATGGGAAACAGGCAAATAAAGAAAGAAGCAGTTATTCATTTTTGTTCAACTTTGCTTGCTAAAATAGGGATCATTCCCAAACAAGAAACCGAATTGTCACCGGAAGATAAAACCTTTCAAGAGGTTTGGCAAGCTCATCAAGAATGGCAGAACGCTCTGAACAATTTTAATTTTATAAGTGAACCTGATCTTATTGATTATTTTGTATATAATATAGAAACTTCTGTGAAGAAATACATGTTTCTTTTGAAGCAGGCCAAAGAGCAAAACATATGCGTTTCCTCCCTAAAAGATTTAATTGAATGA
- a CDS encoding pro-sigmaK processing inhibitor BofA family protein, whose translation MDGAVLAFTIGLLILIVVGNVLVVPLKYVVKFVANGVLGGILLWLVNLVGAGFSLHVPINIVTALIAGFLGIPGVIMLIGLRLILA comes from the coding sequence ATGGATGGCGCTGTTTTAGCATTTACCATTGGCCTGCTTATACTGATTGTGGTCGGTAATGTTTTGGTGGTGCCGCTGAAATATGTAGTAAAGTTTGTTGCTAACGGTGTTTTGGGCGGCATACTTTTATGGTTAGTTAATTTAGTGGGAGCAGGATTTTCTCTGCACGTTCCGATAAACATTGTTACGGCTCTGATAGCGGGGTTTCTGGGTATTCCCGGGGTAATAATGCTTATAGGTTTAAGATTAATTTTAGCCTAA
- a CDS encoding ferredoxin oxidoreductase, giving the protein MGDTPIQGEKRVFMTGNEVVAWAALAAKADIMYGYPITPQNEIMHYWTRMAPKYGKRFLQTEDELSAGFTTVGGVLAGRKAFTATAGPGNTLMQEPMSMAEMMRIPTVLVVQQRGGPSTATVIYSQQEVTMTTYGGNGEGLRIVYSTSTHQELFDYTIKAFNTAWKYRFPTFILADGYQAKMRESLTLYNPEDRGIKLIDPEPLLGKEPVNGEKKPTHLRNTYNTEEELYEVITKYMDEYLKVAPEIMEYEEGNVDDADIIVVSHGVVTRAARGAVQELRNAGLKVGYFRPITLRPFPGEQLKKAVVNAKTMLIVESAYGQLAKLVKDAIYGTTINLEYLFKPGVGITAEEIVAKCKELLK; this is encoded by the coding sequence ATGGGTGATACTCCTATTCAGGGAGAAAAAAGGGTATTTATGACCGGGAATGAAGTGGTTGCCTGGGCAGCATTGGCCGCAAAGGCTGACATAATGTATGGATACCCGATTACACCGCAGAATGAAATTATGCATTATTGGACTCGCATGGCGCCCAAGTATGGGAAGAGATTTCTGCAAACTGAGGATGAACTCTCCGCAGGCTTTACGACTGTTGGAGGCGTTTTAGCCGGGAGAAAAGCATTTACTGCTACTGCCGGTCCGGGAAATACCTTGATGCAGGAACCAATGTCAATGGCTGAAATGATGCGCATCCCCACTGTTCTTGTTGTTCAGCAACGGGGAGGGCCTTCTACTGCTACGGTAATCTATTCCCAGCAGGAAGTAACAATGACCACCTATGGCGGAAATGGCGAAGGGTTAAGGATAGTATATTCAACTTCTACTCATCAGGAACTTTTTGATTATACTATTAAAGCTTTCAATACCGCCTGGAAGTACAGGTTTCCAACATTTATACTAGCCGATGGTTATCAGGCTAAGATGCGTGAGTCACTGACCCTATACAATCCTGAAGACAGAGGCATTAAATTGATTGATCCCGAACCTCTGCTGGGCAAGGAGCCTGTCAATGGAGAAAAGAAGCCTACTCATTTAAGAAATACATACAATACGGAAGAAGAATTGTATGAAGTTATAACCAAATACATGGATGAGTATTTAAAAGTCGCCCCTGAAATTATGGAGTATGAAGAAGGTAACGTAGATGATGCCGACATTATAGTTGTCAGCCATGGGGTAGTTACCAGGGCAGCGAGAGGGGCGGTACAGGAATTAAGAAACGCGGGCTTGAAAGTCGGTTATTTTAGGCCAATTACTTTACGTCCGTTCCCCGGAGAGCAGTTAAAGAAAGCTGTGGTTAATGCCAAAACTATGTTGATTGTTGAATCTGCATATGGGCAATTGGCGAAGTTAGTGAAGGATGCTATTTACGGAACAACTATTAATCTAGAGTATTTATTTAAACCGGGCGTTGGGATAACGGCAGAAGAAATAGTGGCCAAATGTAAAGAACTGTTGAAATAG
- a CDS encoding thiamine pyrophosphate-dependent enzyme translates to MSVEPQMPKSWNRETKPHKFCPGCGHGLVLKALGEAIDELGIQDKVVFGCDIGCSLLAWDFFNVDTVQTHHGRTTPVVTGIKRANPDVICIAYMGDGGGYAIGSQHLVNAAARNERITAILVNNTNYAMTGGQMAPTTLPGQKTETSPYGRDVQLMGYPTQGPEMVAAITREGAYVARGTVANLRQLKKYLKKALENQMAGNGFSFVEALSTCPTNWRTNAKETWAFLENEMPKYFKVGEIKVPGQKEAGQDG, encoded by the coding sequence ATGTCAGTTGAACCGCAAATGCCAAAATCCTGGAACAGAGAGACCAAACCGCATAAGTTTTGCCCAGGTTGCGGGCATGGATTGGTTTTAAAAGCGCTTGGCGAAGCAATAGATGAACTTGGCATTCAGGATAAAGTGGTTTTTGGTTGTGATATAGGTTGCTCATTGTTGGCATGGGACTTTTTCAATGTAGACACTGTACAGACTCACCACGGAAGGACTACGCCCGTTGTTACAGGGATTAAGAGAGCGAACCCTGATGTTATTTGTATAGCATATATGGGTGACGGCGGTGGATATGCTATCGGCTCTCAGCATTTAGTCAATGCTGCCGCGAGAAACGAACGTATCACTGCAATTCTTGTAAACAATACAAATTATGCTATGACCGGCGGTCAGATGGCTCCTACGACCCTTCCCGGACAGAAGACGGAAACGTCTCCTTATGGTCGGGATGTCCAGTTAATGGGTTATCCGACTCAGGGACCGGAAATGGTCGCCGCTATCACCAGAGAAGGAGCTTATGTGGCAAGAGGAACTGTGGCAAATTTGAGGCAACTTAAAAAATACCTGAAAAAGGCTCTGGAAAACCAGATGGCCGGAAACGGTTTTTCTTTTGTGGAAGCTTTGTCCACCTGCCCAACCAATTGGCGCACTAATGCTAAGGAAACATGGGCTTTTCTCGAAAACGAAATGCCCAAATACTTTAAGGTGGGGGAAATAAAAGTGCCCGGTCAGAAGGAGGCAGGTCAAGATGGCTAA